In the Oncorhynchus keta strain PuntledgeMale-10-30-2019 chromosome 14, Oket_V2, whole genome shotgun sequence genome, one interval contains:
- the LOC118360033 gene encoding mucin-5AC-like isoform X4, translating into MALAIGLTASQSEDTSKATVNIIPSMSRMPEIAGVSPMHNGQVCSTWGNYHFKTFDGDIFQLPSTCNYVVTSLCKSSYEDFNIQMRRQVVDNQPTISKITMKLDGVVVELSKGSVVVNGKNATLPFSQSGILIEETTSYIKIKAKLGLVAIWNQEDSFLVEMDIKFRNKTCGLCGDFNGVQQFDEFYSHGMKLSPVDFGNFWKLDGPTESCTEKTLLSNHKCPNLKPVCEQLLSGPAFSSCKDLLAIDSFVEACVSDLCHCDNSTKSFCLCNTISEYSRQCVHAGGKPQQWRTEQFCYKTCPFNMEYQECGNPCVDTCSNPERGQMCEEHCSDGCFCPPGTVFDDVNKNGCIALSQCSCRHNGKTYAPGESYSSTCKDCSCGGGQWKCVDKDCPGTCSVEGGSHINTYDGKAYTFHGDCSYILTKDCDGMQFTVLGDLVQCGLSDSETCLKAVTLSLSEGATVINIQPNGKAFVNGIYSQLPFSVAGVTIFRASSFFIIVQTTFGLQLEIQLSPIMQVYIAASTVWQQRTCGLCGNFNNNQGDDFKVLSGVTEGTAIGFANTWKTRASCPDIKSSFESPCSLSLDNEKYAQHWCSQLADPKGLFAPCHAAISPDMYKDNCMYDSCNCEKSEDCMCAAVSSYVHACAAEGIQLSGWRDTICNKYSTSCPSTMVYSYSMEISDRSCRCYSDSDFTCSITFEPVDGCVCSEGTYLDDEGKCVPPASCPCYYKGSVVSPGEVISKDGTMCTCKEGKLHCIGDSPDHPSCVAPMVFVNCSNASPGVRGLECQKSCNILDMACISTECISGCMCPPGLVSDGKGGCIKPDLCPCSHNAATYQPGDSIKVDCNTCTCKDRKWQCTTNLCHGTCAIYGDGHYITFDGKRFTFEGDCEYTLTKDYCGNNNANGSFRVITENIPCGTTGTTCSKAIKLFLGNNELILTEGNYQVIERNTGEAVPYQIRTMGIYLVIEANNGLILMWDRKTSMFIKLNPQFKGHVCGLCGNYDGNANNDFTTRSQAVVVNPLDFGNSWKVSASCPDAMNKRSPCTANPYRQSWSQKQCSIIQSKVFTDCHSKVDPSSFYDACVTDSCACDSGGDCECFCTAVAAYAEACNEAGACIAWRSPQICPLFCDYYNPPGECEWHYKACGAQCMKTCRNPSGSCSTQIPPLEGCYPKCPPAQPFFDEDIMKCVEKEQCGCYGRDGKHYNNGEKVPTTENCQTCYCNSVTVDCKYDVQACTCTYNGNKYPYGHIIYDTTDGHSSCMTAVCGKNGTIHRDMYPCSTTTPTTSIPSHPTPSTNVPTSTSFSTVTTNVFTFSTPTTTEPATSSTETTVSPTTFTTTCGYPCVWSQWFDTTFPTLGTPGGDSETYNNIRAEGHNICEKPSKIQCRAEKYPNVSISQVGQVVQCNVAEGLTCRNEDQSGPFPLCFNYQVRVLCCDEDLCTSKPTTISPTTTRPPVMTTTTTTTATTSTISTTTLNTKTPTCTVCEWSPWYNVDYPQFGPGGGDNESIKKILESGKHICEKPVDVICQAVRYPGIPLSELGQKVECNTKVGLICQNKDQGIPPICLDYEIKVKCCKSVKCHTTTQETTTTPTVTTTIMSTSTLTTITSKPMTITTPPTSTQPLTTTTTPTTTTTPTTTILTSPAPATTSTTIPSTTTPTPTTTILTSTAPSTTKTTTLPSTTTPTSTPTSTSTGASTTQCSGEESCVWSDWINLGQPTSGSEGGDNESIKNIIASGYHICSAPEAVECRAKQYPGLQISQLGQDVTCNPSVGLICKNSKQGLQQKCFDYEIRVKCCQCPPTTHIPTTTTTTTTVLSTTSPTPTTTILTSTAPSTTKTTTLPSTTTPTSTPTSTSTGASTTQCSGEESCVWSDWINLGQPTSGSEGGDNESIKNIIASGYHICSAPEAVECRAKQYPGLQISQLGQDVTCNPSVGLICKNSKQGLQQKCFDYEIRVKCCQCPPTTHIPTTTTTTTTVLSTTTPTPTTTILTSTAPSTTKTTTLPSTTTPTSTPTSTSTGASTTQCSGEESCVWSDWINLGQPTSGSEGGDNESIKNIIASGYHICSAPEAVECRAKQYPGLQISQLGQDVTCNPSVGLICKNSKQGLQQKCFDYEIRVKCCQCPPTTHIPTTTTTTTTVLSTTSPTPTTTILTSTAPSTTKTTTLPSTTTPTSTPTSTSTGASTTQCSGEESCVWSDWINLGQPTSGSEGGDNESIKNIIASGYHICSAPEAVECRAKQYPGLQISQLGQDVTCNPSVGLICKNSKQGLQQKCFDYEIRVKCCQCPPTTHIPTTTTTTTTTTQPPITSTFPTTSYPVTSGGTTSPTITSTEPVCFCHFNHRDFSVGSIVYNVSDHDGWCYIGLCNKTCKVETRSFRCDVTTTPVTTTSPTTTLLPTTTTIPHTTERPTTTQKYPIEINCHHEHPPRQNGESWKHNQCTNGTCANGKVIYEHVHCETPKPIACENNYPPIKVYDESGCCFHYECQCICYGWGDPHYVTFDGTYYGFQGNCSYVLVKEILPKYNFSVVIDNYYCDAPDGLSCPQSLTIYYQSYKIFMTKKDVDGVFTSLIYVNQKRIIPAYETKDFRITDNGIETLLVIPAINAKVSFTGLMFSIYLPWDKFSGNTEGQCGTCDNNRTDDCRLPNGTIDSSCPDMAHQWHVADHNNSQCTPPSPEPTPTPLPGCDPPICHLIQSKVFESCHKIIPYEPFLVACIFDVCHMDDVTIGCTSLQTYADACAQAGVCIEWRNYTNGQCDFTCEKPKVYNACGPQVEPTCNAWYNFKFIQTQNEFSVMGDIQLEGCYCPPGTTLMSSSSNYCIPSCDICPLPNGEWKEANETWVSNCQDCVCDPYSLEIQCQPVACQHQPPLTCDQEGQVKVVETVDCCQKDKCECDVTRCSTSKITCPVGFETEATMGVCCPTYQCMPKDVCVFNNTEYQPGANVPGDKCKNCVCGDRVDAQSHLHIIECQPTECDTHCQQGFDHQAVPGQCCGKCVQTSCVVMLPDNTTHTIQPGSIWIPSGEKCLKFECVKIMDQFIPIEAKTVCPDFHPEDCLPGTEVIAPDGCCHVCVPKHKPCNVTKGKVYLDSNGCKSANEVEVTTCGGSCGTYAMYSLEANMMERSCTCCREVSTTKKEVEMICPDGSKFNHSYIHINKCGCQRTECVTPEETQVTRSRRRRR; encoded by the exons AAACCAGTTTGTGAGCAGTTGCTCTCCGGTCCTGCCTTCAGCAGCTGTAAGGACTTGTTGGCCATCGACTCATTTGTTGAGGCCTGTGTATCTGACCTGTGCCACTGTGATAACAGCACCAAGTCCTTCTGCCTGTGTAACACCATCTCAGAGTACTCCCGTCAGTGTGTTCATGCAGGAGGGAAGCCCCAGCAATGGAGGACTGAACAGTTCTGCT ATAAAACATGCCCCTTCAACATGGAGTACCAGGAGTGTGGAAACCCCTGTGTTGACACCTGCTCCAACCCTGAGAGAGGCCAGATGTGTGAGGAACACTGCTCAGATGGCTGCTTTTGTCCTCCAG GCACCGTTTTTGATGACGTCAACAAGAACGGTTGTATCGCATTGAGTCAATGCTCCTGCCGCCACAATGGAAAAACCTACGCACCCGGAGAGTCTTATTCAAGCACTTGTAAAGATTG CTCCTGTGGTGGTGGTCAGTGGAAGTGTGTGGACAAGGACTGTCCTGGGACCTGCTCTGTGGAGGGAGGATCCCACATCAACACCTATGATGGAAAAGCCTACACCTTCCACGGGGACTGCTCTTACATTCTGACCAAG GACTGTGATGGGATGCAATTCACTGTACTGGGTGATCTGGTGCAGTGTGGGCTTTCTGACAGTGAGACTTGTCTAAAGGCTGTTACCCTGTCCCTCTCAGAAGGAGCCACT GTGATCAACATACAACCAAATGGAAAAGCCTTTGTAAATGGAATCTATTCTCAGCTGCCCTTTTCTGTTG CTGGAGTAACTATTTTCAGAGCCTCCTCATTTTTCATCATCGTCCAGACCACCTTTGGCCTCCAGTTGGAAATCCAACTCTCACCAATCATGCAGGTCTATATTGCTGCAAGCACcgtttggcagcagagaacttgcG GTCTTTGTGGAAACTTCAACAACAACCAAGGAGATGATTTCAAGGTCCTGAGCGGAGTGACTGAGGGCACAGCCATTGGTTTTGCAAACACCTGGAAAACACGAGCCAGCTGCCCAGACATCAAGAGTAGCTTTGAAAGCCCCTGCAGTTTAAGTCTTGACAATG AGAAATATGCCCAGCACTGGTGCTCTCAGCTGGCTGATCCTAAAGGGTTGTTTGCTCCATGCCATGCAGCGATAAGCCCAGACATGTACAAAGAT AACTGCATGTATGACAGCTGTAACTGCGAGAAGAGTGAGGACTGCATGTGTGCTGCCGTCTCCTCTTATGTCCACGCTTGTGCTGCCGAGGGTATCCAGCTCAGCGGCTGGAGAGACACTATCTGCA ACAAATACTCCACCTCGTGCCCTAGCACCATGGTCTACAGCTACAGCATGGAAATCAGTGATCGCTCCTGCCGCTGCTACAGCGACTCTGACTTTACCTGTTCAATCACCTTCGAGCCTGTGGATGGGTGTGTCTGTTCTGAGGGAACCTACCTGGATGATGAGGGCAAGTGTGTTCCACCAGCCAGCTGCCCTTGTTATTACAAGGGCTCAGTGGTGTCCCCTGGAGAGGTCATCAGCAAGGATGGAACCATGTG CACCTGCAAGGAGGGAAAACTCCATTGTATTGGAGATTCACCTGATCATCCAT CATGTGTTGCACCAATGGTTTTCGTCAACTGCTCCAATGCAAGCCCAGGAGTGAGAGGGTTAGAGTGTCAGAAGAGCTGCAACATTCTGGATATGGCCTGT ATCAGCACAGAGTGCATATCAGGCTGTATGTGTCCTCCTGGACTGGTATCTGATGGAAAAGGAGGCTGCATCAAGCCAGACCTTTGTCCTTGTTCTCACAATGCAGCTACTTACCAACCAGGAGACAGCATCAAGGTCGACTGCAATACCTG CACTTGTAAAGACAGAAAATGGCAGTGCACAACTAACCTGTGCCATGGAACCTGTGCCATTTATGGAGATGGACACTACATTACCTTTGATGGGAAACGATTCACTTTCGAAGGAGACTGTGAATACACTCTTACAAAG GACTACTGTGGAAACAACAATGCCAATGGCAGCTTCAGAGTCATCACTGAGAACATTCCCTGTGGAACAACAGGCACCACCTGCTCCAAGGCCATCAAGCTCTTCCTGGGG AACAATGAATTAATCCTGACGGAAGGGAACTACCAAGTCATTGAGAGAAATACAGGGGAGGCGGTTCCTTACCAGATTCGCACAATGGGCATCTACCTTGTGATTGAAGCCAATAATGGGTTGATTCTCATGTGGGACAGGAAAACAAGCATGTTCATCAAACTTAACCCACAGTTCAAG GGACATGTCTGTGGTCTGTGTGGAAACTATGATGGCAATGCAAACAATGACTTCACTACCAGGAGCCAGGCAGTAGTTGTCAACCCTCTAGACTTTGGAAACAGCTGGAAAGTCTCTGCAAGCTGCCCCGATGCAATGAACAAAAGGAGCCCCTGTACTGCCAACCCTTACAGGCAGTCTTGGTCACAGAAGCAGTGCAGCATCATACAGAGCAAAGTTTTCACAGACTGCCATTCTAAA GTGGACCCCTCTTCTTTCTACGATGCTTGTGTGACAGACTCGTGTGCTTGCGACAGTGGTGGAGACTGTGAGTGTTTCTGTACCGCTGTGGCAGCTTATGCAGAGGCCTGTAATGAGGCTGGAGCCTGCATAGCCTGGAGAAGCCCACAAATCTGCC CACTGTTCTGTGATTACTACAACCCCCCTGGAGAATGTGAGTGGCACTACAAGGCCTGTGGAGCTCAGTGTATGAAGACCTGCAGGAATCCCTCCGGGAGCTGCTCAACTCAGATACCACCTCTTGAAG GTTGCTATCCAAAATGTCCTCCTGCTCAACCCTTCTTTGATGAAGATATAATGAAGTGTGTGGAGAAGGAGCAGTGTGGCTGCTATGGCAGAGATGGAAAACACTACAATAATGGAGAAAAAGTACCGACCACAGAAAACTGCCAGACATG CTATTGTAATTCAGTGACAGTGGACTGCAAATACGATGTACAAG CTTGCACTTGCACCTACAATGGGAACAAATACCCCTATGGGCATATCATATACGATACAACGGATGGACATAGCAGCTGTATGACAGCAGTTTGTGGGAAGAATGGAACCATTCACCGGGACATGTACCCATGTTCAACTACAACTCCAACAACTTCTATTCCATCTCATCCAACTCCATCTACGAATGTTCCTACCTCTACATCATTCTCTACAGTGACAACAAATGTTTTCACTTTCTCAACACCAACGACAACTG AGCCAGCCACATCttcaacagagacaacagtgtCTCCAACAACCTTTACCACTACATGTGGATATCCATGTGTGTGGTCACAGTGGTTTGATACCACATTCCCTACACTTGGAACTCCAGGAGGAGACTCTGAAACCTACAACAACATAAGAGCAGAGGGACACAATATATGTGAGAAGCCAAGCAAGATCCAATGCAGAGCCGAGAAGTACCCAAATGTTAGCATAAGCCAAGTAGGCCAAGTGGTGCAGTGTAATGTAGCAGAAGGGTTGACTTGCAGAAATGAAGACCAGTCAGGCCCATTCCCACTGTGCTTTAACTACCAAGTCCGAGTCCTCTGCTGTGATGAAGATCTTTGCACATCTAAGCCTACAACCATTTCACCAACAACTACAAGACCACCTGTTATGACGACAACCACAACTACAACAGCAACCACCTCCACTATATCAACGACCACGTTGAATACAAAAACCCCTACCTGCACAGTTTGTGAGTGGTCACCTTGGTATAATGTGGACTATCCTCAATTTGGTCCTGGGGGTGGTGACAATGAATCAATTAAAAAGATTCTAGAATCTGGAAAACATATTTGTGAAAAACCAGTGGATGTCATATGCCAAGCAGTGCGATATCCAGGGATCCCATTGTCTGAATTAGGACAGAAGGTAGAATGTAATACAAAGGTTGGATTAATATGCCAGAACAAAGATCAAGGTATTCCTCCAATATGCCTTGACTATGAAATTAAGGTAAAATGTTGTAAGAGTGTGAAatgtcacactacaacacaagaAACTACAACTACACCTACTGTCACAACTACAATAATGTCAACATCCACATTAACTACAATAACAAGTAAACCAATGACAATCACTACTCCTCCAACCTCAACTCAACCTCTGACCACAACTACAACTccaaccaccacaacaacacccACTACTACGATCTTAACATCGCCTGCTCCAgctaccacatcaacaacaattccttcgaccacgACTCCTACACCCACTACTACAATCTTAACTTCGACAGCTCCATCTACCACAAAAACAACAACTCTGCCTTCTACTACAACTCCAACCTCTACTCCTACATCAACCTCAACAGGAGCATCAACTACCCAGTGCAGTGGTGAAGAAAGTTGTGTGTGGTCAGACTGGATCAACCTTGGTCAGCCAACCTCTGGCTCTGAAGGTGGAGATAATGAATCCATTAAGAACATCATTGCTAGTGGTTATCACATTTGCTCAGCTCCAGAGGCAGTTGAATGTAGAGCAAAACAATACCCTGGACTTCAGATCTCTCAGCTTGGCCAAGACGTGACTTGCAATCCATCCGTTGGACTGATTTGTAAAAACAGTAAGCAAG GTCTTCAGCAAAAGTGCTTCGATTACGAGATACGAGTGAAATGTTGTCAATGTCCTCCCACAACACACAtcccgacaacaacaacaacaacaacaacagttctgTCGACCACGAGTCCTACACCCACTACTACAATCTTAACTTCGACAGCTCCATCTACCACAAAAACAACAACTCTGCCTTCTACTACAACTCCAACCTCTACTCCTACATCAACCTCAACAGGAGCATCAACTACCCAGTGCAGTGGTGAAGAAAGTTGTGTGTGGTCAGACTGGATCAACCTTGGTCAGCCAACCTCTGGCTCTGAAGGTGGAGATAATGAATCCATTAAGAACATCATTGCTAGTGGTTATCACATTTGCTCAGCTCCAGAGGCAGTTGAATGTAGAGCAAAACAATACCCTGGACTTCAGATCTCTCAGCTTGGCCAAGACGTGACTTGCAATCCATCCGTTGGACTGATTTGTAAAAACAGTAAGCAAG GTCTTCAGCAAAAGTGCTTCGATTACGAGATACGAGTGAAATGTTGTCAATGTCCTCCCACAACACACAtcccgacaacaacaacaacaacaacaacagttctgTCGACCACGACTCCTACACCCACTACTACAATCTTAACTTCGACAGCTCCATCTACCACAAAAACAACAACTCTGCCTTCTACTACAACTCCAACCTCTACTCCTACATCAACCTCAACAGGAGCATCAACTACCCAGTGCAGTGGTGAAGAAAGTTGTGTGTGGTCAGACTGGATCAACCTTGGTCAGCCAACCTCTGGCTCTGAAGGTGGAGATAATGAATCCATTAAGAACATCATTGCTAGTGGTTATCACATTTGCTCAGCTCCAGAGGCAGTTGAATGTAGAGCAAAACAATACCCTGGACTTCAGATCTCTCAGCTTGGCCAAGACGTGACTTGCAATCCATCCGTTGGACTGATTTGTAAAAACAGTAAGCAAGGTCTTCAGCAAAAGTGCTTCGATTACGAGATACGAGTGAAATGTTGTCAATGTCCTCCCACAACACACAtcccgacaacaacaacaacaacaacaacagttctgTCGACCACGAGTCCTACACCCACTACTACAATCTTAACTTCGACAGCTCCATCTACCACAAAAACAACAACTCTGCCTTCTACTACAACTCCAACCTCTACTCCTACATCAACCTCAACAGGAGCATCAACTACCCAGTGCAGTGGTGAAGAAAGTTGTGTGTGGTCAGACTGGATCAACCTTGGTCAGCCAACCTCTGGCTCTGAAGGTGGAGATAATGAATCCATTAAGAACATCATTGCTAGTGGTTATCACATTTGCTCAGCTCCAGAGGCAGTTGAATGTAGAGCAAAACAATACCCTGGACTTCAGATCTCTCAGCTTGGCCAAGACGTGACTTGCAATCCATCCGTTGGACTGATTTGTAAAAACAGTAAGCAAG GTCTTCAGCAAAAGTGCTTCGATTACGAGATACGAGTGAAATGTTGTCAATGTCCTCCCACAACACACAtcccgacaacaacaacaacaacaacaacaacaactcagCCACCCATAACTAGTACTTTCCCTACAACCTCATATCCTGTAACATCTGGTGGAACAACATCACCAACAATTACATCCACTGAACCCGTTTGTTTTTGCCATTTCAATCATCGTGATTTCTCCGTTG GCTCAATTGTTTACAATGTCTCTGACCATGATGGATGGTGCTACATTGGTCTCTGCAACAAGACATGCAAAGTAGAAACCCGTTCCTTCAGATGTGATGTAACAACTACCCCAGTTACCACTACTTCACCCACCACTACACTGctcccaacaacaacaacaataccacATACAACAGAAAGACCAACCACCACCCAAAAATATCCAATTGAGATAAACTGTCACCATGAACATCCTCCAAGACAG AACGGTGAAAGCTGGAAACATAACCAGTGCACCAACGGAACATGCGCCAACGGGAAAGTTATTTATGAGCATGTACATTGTGAGACTCCGAAGCCAATAGCATGTGAAAATAACTATCCTCCGATCAAAGTGTATGACGAATCTGGATGCTGTTTCCACTATGAGTGTCAAT GTATCTGCTATGGTTGGGGAGACCCTCACTATGTCACCTTTGATGGAACATACTATGGCTTCCAAGGAAATTGTTCTTACGTCTTGGTCAAAGAAATCCTGCCAAAGTACAACTTCAGTGTTGTAATCGACAATTACTATTGTGATGCCCCAGATGGACTTTCCTGCCCTCAGTCTCTGACAATTTATTATCAATCTTACAAGATATTCATGACCAAGAAGGACGTTGATGGAGTTTTCACAAGTCTG ATTTATGTAAACCAGAAACGCATCATCCCAGCATATGAGACCAAGGACTTCCGCATCACAGACAACGGGATTGAGACCCTTTTAGTCATACCAGCAATTAATGCCAAGGTGTCTTTCACTGGTCTTATGTTTAGCATATACCTGCCCTGGGACAAGTTCAGTGGCAACACTGAGGGCCAGTGTG GTACATGTGACAACAACCGGACAGATGACTGCCGCTTGCCAAATGGAACTATCGATTCATCTTGTCCAGACATGGCACACCAATGGCATGTTGCTGACCACAATAACAGTCAGTGCACTCCACCATCACCAGAACCGACACCAACACCACTACCAGGCTGCGATCCACCCATTTGTCATCTCATTCAAAGCAA GGTCTTTGAGAGTTGCCATAAGATAATCCCCTACGAGCCATTCCTTGTGGCATGTATCTTTGATGTGTGCCATATGGATGATGTTACTATTGGCTGCACCAGCTTGCAGACCTATGCTGATGCATGTGCACAAGCAGGAGTCTGTATTGAGTGGAGAAATTATACAAATGGACAATGTG ACTTCACATGCGAGAAACCCAAGGTGTATAATGCCTGCGGTCCACAAGTTGAACCAACCTGTAATGCCTG GTACAATTTCAAATTCATCCAGACTCAAAATGAGTTCAGCGTCATGGGAGATATACAATTGGAGGGATGCTATTGCCCTCCTGGTACCACTTTGATGAGTTCCAGCTCAAACTACTGTATCCCCAGCTGTG ATATTTGTCCGTTGCCAAATGGAGAATGGAAAGAG GCTAATGAGACCTGGGTGAGCAACTGCCAGGATTGTGTATGTGACCCATACAGTCTGGAAATCCAGTGCCAGCCGGTGGCATGCCAACATCAACCTCCTCTCACCTGTGATCAGGAGGGCCAAGTTAAGGTCGTAGAAACCGTTGACTGTTGTCAAAAGGACAAATGCG AGTGTGATGTCACACGATGCTCTACTTCCAAGATAACTTGTCCAGTCGGATTTGAGACAGAGGCAACTATGGGAGTCTGCTGCCCAACGTATCAATGCA TGCCAAAGGATGTCTGTGTGTTTAACAACACTGAATATCAG CCAGGTGCCAATGTTCCTGGGGACAAGTGTAAGAattgtgtgtgtggtgacagGGTGGATGCCCAATCCCATCTACATATCATTGAGTGTCAACCTACTGAATGTGACACTCACTGCCAGCAG GGCTTTGATCATCAAGCCGTTCCTGGGCAGTGTTGTGGGAAGTGTGTACAGACAAGCTGTGTGGTTATGCTGCCAGATAATACCACACACACTATTCAG CCTGGTTCCATCTGGATACCATCTGGAGAGAAGTGTCTCAAGTTTGAGTGCGTAAAGATTATGGACCAATTCATCCCAATTGAGGCTAAGACTGTGTGCCCTGACTTCCACCCAGAAGATTGCCTACCC gGAACTGAAGTCATTGCTCCAGATGGTTGCTGCCATGTCT GTGTTCCAAAACATAAGCCATGCAACGTGACAAAGGGAAAAGTGTACCTGGACAGCAATGGGTGCAAGTCTGCAAACGAGGTGGAAGTGACAACATGCGGAGGATCCTGTGGCACCTACGCCAT GTATTCTCTTGAGGCCAACATGATGGAGCGCTCTTGTACCTGTTGTCGGGAAGTATCCACCACCAAGAAGGAAGTGGAGATGATCTGCCCAGATGGTTCAAAGTTCAACCACTCCTACATCCACATCAATAAATGTGGCTGCCAGAGGACAGAGTGCGTGACCCCGGAGGAAACCCAGGTCACAAGGTCACGACGCAGGAGAAGATGA